A section of the Candidatus Legionella polyplacis genome encodes:
- a CDS encoding 50S ribosomal protein L25, giving the protein MLDIILEAKLRKKLGKRNSRRMRNLEKKIPAVLYEKNKKTIHLYFSENKIYKLLNNKNINLNIFKLNIENKFYNVIIKHIQYHPYKPIILHIDLQNLSEKSIITTRIPIKFINKEKSIGVKLGGIITYSIHYVEIKCQAQYLPNFITVDLANIKLGETIHLFDLKLPEKIKLTIDTSNPNYNTSVVGINIVKHSKTEEPTTDKESNNDINLQKKS; this is encoded by the coding sequence ATGCTAGATATTATTTTAGAAGCAAAACTAAGAAAAAAATTAGGAAAAAGAAATAGTCGTCGTATGCGTAATTTAGAAAAAAAAATACCAGCAGTTTTATATGAAAAAAATAAAAAAACCATACATCTTTATTTTTCAGAAAATAAAATATACAAACTTTTAAATAATAAAAATATTAATTTAAATATTTTTAAATTAAACATAGAAAATAAATTCTACAATGTAATTATTAAACATATACAATATCATCCTTATAAACCAATTATCTTGCATATAGATTTACAAAATCTATCTGAAAAAAGTATAATTACTACACGAATTCCAATAAAATTCATCAATAAAGAAAAATCAATCGGAGTAAAATTAGGAGGAATCATAACATACTCTATTCACTATGTAGAAATTAAATGTCAAGCTCAATATTTACCAAATTTTATTACTGTAGATTTAGCTAACATAAAATTAGGAGAAACTATTCATTTATTTGACTTAAAATTACCAGAAAAAATTAAATTAACAATTGATACTTCTAATCCAAACTATAATACATCTGTAGTCGGAATAAATATCGTTAAACATTCTAAAACAGAAGAACCTACTACTGATAAAGAAAGCAATAACGATATTAATTTACAAAAAAAATCATGA
- a CDS encoding ABC transporter permease yields MKKNFKFIPIYFIYIWLIFFAILPLSLMFIISFFTKNSISLFSLPLTLNNYKELFLPMFAKIFFKSLFIALLTTTLCLIIAYPFSYVLVRSKYQSLLIIFIIIPFWTNSLIRTYSLVTILKFKGIINKILFYLHIIKTPLHILYSNFAVLIGLVYNLFPFMVLPLFTNMKYFNFELIDAAKDLGANKWIIFYYIFLPNTVPGIISGCLLVFLPSMTLFYIPNILGGAKSMLLGNFIQNQFLSLENWPKGSATNIILSIFSLIIFIFYHYKSNKK; encoded by the coding sequence ATGAAAAAAAATTTTAAATTTATACCAATATACTTCATTTATATTTGGCTCATTTTTTTTGCTATTCTTCCACTAAGCTTAATGTTTATTATTAGTTTCTTTACCAAGAATAGTATAAGTTTATTTTCTTTACCGTTAACTTTAAATAATTATAAAGAATTATTTCTCCCAATGTTTGCAAAAATTTTTTTTAAATCATTATTTATTGCTTTACTAACTACAACATTATGTTTGATCATTGCTTATCCATTTAGCTATGTACTAGTAAGATCAAAATATCAGTCTTTATTAATAATATTTATTATTATACCATTTTGGACTAATTCATTAATACGCACTTATTCATTAGTAACAATACTCAAATTTAAAGGAATTATTAATAAAATACTTTTCTATTTGCATATAATTAAAACACCTTTACATATATTATATTCTAATTTTGCAGTATTAATAGGACTAGTTTATAATCTATTTCCATTTATGGTTTTGCCATTATTTACAAATATGAAATATTTTAATTTTGAACTTATCGATGCAGCAAAAGATTTAGGCGCAAATAAATGGATTATATTTTATTATATTTTTCTTCCAAATACAGTTCCTGGAATTATATCTGGATGCTTATTAGTTTTTTTACCATCTATGACCCTGTTTTATATTCCAAATATTCTTGGAGGAGCAAAATCAATGCTATTAGGAAATTTTATTCAAAACCAATTTTTATCATTAGAAAATTGGCCAAAAGGGTCAGCAACAAACATAATATTAAGTATTTTTTCTTTAATAATATTTATATTTTATCATTATAAAAGCAATAAAAAATAA
- a CDS encoding DNA recombination protein RmuC, with product MIYYLSNIYFKKIFFINIIEILLIVWIINYQFKQKLFIKKNLNELKINIENQNKNIEINLQTICYKIQKDINDIEAEKKINILNNINNIIKQEIKNVYDQVNYNFTQCINLLSSNFHFINQEIHLNFKNLIQQIDHKFTNELNKNTPMFTNIMQQLTIIDEAQKKISQLSMNIISIQDILTDKKSRGLFGEIQLNTLIANAIPKNHYQTQYTLSNQKRADCILFMPEPNGHIVIDAKFPLETYKKLMNNNISEIEKKNLRQQFKQDVQKHIKDIAEKYIVLNETTDSAIMFIPSESIFSEIHANYPEIINLSHSLRVWITSPTTLMAILTTARTILKDIDTKKQTHIIKKHLEILSYDFQRFEQRMDKLSKHINLAYQDTNEIHISSKKISKRFKKIESVEIELTKK from the coding sequence ATGATTTATTACTTGTCAAATATATATTTCAAAAAAATATTTTTTATAAATATTATCGAAATATTACTTATTGTATGGATAATAAACTATCAATTTAAACAAAAACTTTTTATAAAAAAAAATTTAAACGAACTCAAAATAAATATTGAAAATCAAAACAAAAATATTGAAATTAATTTACAAACTATTTGTTACAAAATACAAAAAGATATAAATGATATTGAAGCAGAAAAAAAAATAAATATATTAAATAATATTAATAACATAATCAAACAAGAAATCAAAAACGTTTACGATCAAGTAAATTATAATTTTACTCAATGTATAAATTTATTATCATCTAATTTTCATTTTATTAACCAAGAAATACATTTAAATTTTAAAAATTTAATACAACAAATAGATCATAAATTTACTAATGAATTAAATAAAAATACTCCAATGTTTACTAACATAATGCAACAACTCACTATTATTGATGAAGCACAAAAAAAAATATCACAATTATCAATGAATATCATTAGCATACAAGATATTTTAACAGATAAAAAATCTAGAGGACTTTTTGGAGAGATTCAACTAAACACCCTTATAGCTAATGCAATTCCAAAAAACCATTATCAAACTCAATACACTTTAAGTAATCAAAAAAGAGCTGATTGTATATTGTTTATGCCAGAACCTAATGGGCATATAGTCATTGATGCTAAATTTCCATTAGAAACTTATAAAAAATTAATGAACAATAATATTTCTGAAATAGAAAAAAAAAATCTTAGGCAACAATTTAAACAAGATGTACAAAAACATATTAAAGATATTGCGGAAAAATATATTGTACTAAATGAAACAACAGATAGCGCTATAATGTTTATACCATCAGAATCAATATTTTCTGAAATCCATGCAAATTATCCAGAAATCATTAACTTATCACATAGTTTACGCGTTTGGATTACTTCTCCTACAACTTTAATGGCTATTTTAACAACAGCAAGAACAATTTTAAAAGATATCGATACAAAAAAACAAACACATATCATTAAAAAACATTTAGAAATTCTTTCTTACGATTTTCAACGATTTGAACAACGAATGGACAAACTTTCTAAACACATTAATTTAGCATATCAAGACACTAATGAAATACACATATCATCTAAAAAAATTAGCAAAAGATTTAAAAAAATTGAATCAGTAGAAATAGAATTAACAAAGAAATAA
- the potA gene encoding polyamine ABC transporter ATP-binding protein yields the protein MIPLIKIKHLSKTYEKKIIINNLNLSVFHGEFLTLLGPSGCGKTTLLRLISGFENPSSGDIFINEKKINTIPPQKREIHTVFQNYALFNHLSVQDNIAFALHCKNIKKKEIINRVNKILQLVELENFAKNNIKNLSGGQKQRVAIARAIIDHPKVLLLDEPLSSLDYHLRKNMQYELKKLQKKLKITFIFVTHDQEEALSISDRIAILNCGKIEQIGTPKEIYKSPINIYVAKFIGDTNIFYIKVLKINKNIFMAKIESIILSFININNYKLNDYLYLIIRPENIYLSKSKTIQKKNITNINILPGKIIDIIYKGSTINFKILLNSGKIINTIKIFNENNESSKYCINQKIWIYWFLGNEILLPYEKKF from the coding sequence ATGATTCCACTAATAAAAATTAAACATCTTTCAAAAACTTATGAAAAAAAAATTATTATAAATAATCTCAATTTATCTGTATTTCATGGTGAATTTTTAACCTTATTAGGACCATCCGGGTGCGGAAAAACAACTTTATTACGTTTAATTTCTGGATTTGAAAATCCATCTTCCGGGGATATTTTTATAAATGAAAAAAAAATTAACACTATACCACCTCAAAAACGTGAAATACACACAGTATTTCAAAATTATGCTTTATTTAATCATTTATCCGTTCAAGATAACATAGCCTTTGCCCTACACTGCAAAAATATAAAAAAAAAAGAAATTATTAACCGTGTTAATAAAATACTACAACTAGTAGAACTAGAAAATTTTGCAAAAAATAACATAAAAAACTTAAGCGGTGGTCAAAAACAAAGAGTAGCTATTGCCAGAGCAATTATTGACCATCCAAAAGTATTACTATTAGACGAACCATTAAGTTCACTTGACTATCATCTTAGAAAAAATATGCAATATGAATTAAAAAAATTACAAAAAAAACTAAAAATAACTTTTATATTTGTTACACATGACCAAGAAGAAGCACTATCTATTTCCGATCGAATTGCCATTCTTAATTGTGGAAAAATTGAACAAATAGGCACTCCAAAAGAAATTTATAAATCACCTATTAATATTTATGTTGCAAAATTTATAGGAGATACAAATATCTTTTATATAAAAGTCCTAAAAATTAATAAAAATATTTTTATGGCAAAAATAGAATCTATAATATTATCTTTTATAAATATAAATAATTATAAACTTAATGATTATCTCTACCTTATAATAAGACCAGAAAATATATATTTATCAAAATCTAAAACAATACAAAAGAAAAATATCACAAATATAAATATTTTACCTGGTAAAATTATAGACATAATATATAAAGGATCGACAATAAACTTTAAAATTTTATTAAATTCAGGAAAAATTATAAATACTATCAAAATTTTTAATGAAAACAATGAATCATCAAAATATTGTATAAACCAAAAAATTTGGATTTATTGGTTTTTAGGAAACGAAATTTTACTTCCATATGAAAAAAAATTTTAA
- the pth gene encoding aminoacyl-tRNA hydrolase, with translation MTIKLIIGLRNPGKQYSKTRHNVGEWFIKKLVKKYNTDYKYKKKFGSELYTLNINNYTCKALLPLNFMNLNGLSIKKITDFYKIHPNNILISHDDIKLPVGKIKLQFGGSHEGHNGVKNVINTLGNKEFYRIRLGIKSFIYKREILQYYVLSEPTLFEKKLILKAILKGINIFLSIINKPKTPT, from the coding sequence ATGACAATAAAACTTATTATAGGATTAAGAAATCCTGGTAAACAGTATTCAAAAACTAGACATAATGTCGGTGAATGGTTTATTAAAAAATTAGTAAAAAAATATAATACTGATTATAAATATAAAAAAAAATTTGGTAGTGAACTATATACTTTAAATATTAATAACTATACATGTAAAGCATTACTACCTCTAAATTTTATGAATCTAAATGGATTATCAATAAAAAAAATAACAGATTTCTATAAAATTCATCCAAACAATATATTAATTTCTCATGACGATATCAAATTACCTGTCGGAAAAATTAAATTACAATTTGGAGGCAGTCATGAAGGGCATAATGGAGTAAAAAATGTAATAAATACCTTAGGTAACAAAGAATTTTATAGAATACGTTTAGGAATTAAATCATTTATATATAAACGTGAAATATTACAATACTATGTTTTAAGTGAACCAACATTATTTGAAAAAAAACTTATTTTAAAAGCTATCTTAAAAGGAATAAATATATTTCTATCTATTATAAACAAACCCAAAACACCAACTTAA
- the rplU gene encoding 50S ribosomal protein L21: protein MNAVILLGGKQYSIKIGDLLIVELLSVKIKKELNIKDVLLIFDNNKCLIGNPFVQNSFVKIKILEHLKHDKITVLKFKRRKHYIKRFGHRQCCTKIQVLDINYNNS from the coding sequence ATGAATGCTGTAATTTTATTAGGAGGAAAACAATATTCTATAAAAATAGGAGATTTGTTAATTGTAGAATTATTGTCAGTTAAGATTAAAAAGGAATTAAATATCAAAGATGTATTATTAATTTTTGATAATAATAAATGTTTAATTGGTAACCCATTTGTACAGAATTCTTTTGTTAAAATAAAGATTTTAGAACATTTGAAACATGATAAAATTACGGTATTAAAATTTAAGCGTAGGAAACATTATATAAAGCGCTTTGGACATAGACAATGTTGTACTAAAATACAAGTATTGGATATTAACTATAATAATAGTTAG
- the rpmA gene encoding 50S ribosomal protein L27, translating to MAHKKAAGSTRNGRDSKPKYLGIKIYGGQLVKPGNIILRQRGTKFHCGKYVKCGRDHTLYSTTFGMVSFYRCKRKKRIYVSIVQ from the coding sequence ATGGCACATAAGAAAGCTGCAGGTAGTACTAGAAATGGTAGAGATTCAAAACCAAAGTATCTTGGAATAAAAATATATGGTGGTCAATTGGTAAAACCAGGTAATATTATTTTAAGACAACGTGGAACTAAATTTCATTGTGGAAAATACGTTAAGTGTGGAAGAGATCATACTTTATATTCTACTACTTTTGGAATGGTATCTTTCTATAGGTGTAAAAGAAAAAAGCGTATTTATGTATCTATTGTACAATAA
- a CDS encoding polyprenyl synthetase family protein, with protein sequence MTITYIKTLVHKDLNKVNELILNKLHSKIKLINSLTNYIIKNGGKRLRPLLVLLSSHSCGYKGSNHIRLAAMIEFFHTATLLHDDVIDESSLRRGHETANQIWGSKASILVGDYLFTQTIQIMVDINHPEILKLLSDTSYQISCGEIKQLTNQYNISLSITEYFDIIKKKTALLFATSAAIGAFISNSHKKIITNLYNYGLHLGNAFQLIDDALDYSLETKMVGKNIGKDFFNGKITFPLLYALKSGTKEQKKVIFQNIKERNLNNFNKILIIIKETKAIEATKKYARIEILRAISYLKYIPESIYKNALKKLAYFSLNRNY encoded by the coding sequence ATGACAATTACTTATATAAAAACATTAGTCCATAAAGATCTAAATAAAGTCAATGAATTAATATTAAATAAATTACATTCTAAAATTAAACTAATCAATAGTCTAACAAATTATATAATTAAAAACGGAGGAAAACGTTTAAGACCACTGTTAGTTTTATTATCTAGTCATTCTTGCGGGTATAAAGGATCAAATCATATAAGATTAGCAGCAATGATTGAATTTTTTCATACAGCTACATTATTACATGATGACGTAATTGATGAATCTTCATTGAGAAGAGGACATGAAACAGCAAATCAAATCTGGGGAAGTAAAGCTAGTATTTTAGTAGGCGATTATTTATTTACACAAACTATACAAATTATGGTAGATATAAATCATCCTGAAATACTAAAATTACTATCAGATACTTCATATCAAATAAGTTGTGGAGAAATCAAACAATTAACTAATCAATACAATATTTCATTATCAATTACAGAATATTTTGATATTATTAAAAAAAAAACAGCTTTATTATTTGCAACATCAGCAGCAATTGGAGCATTTATTAGTAATTCTCATAAAAAAATTATAACAAATTTATACAATTACGGATTACATTTAGGAAATGCCTTTCAATTAATTGATGATGCATTAGATTATTCTTTGGAAACAAAAATGGTAGGAAAAAATATTGGAAAAGATTTTTTTAATGGAAAAATTACCTTTCCATTGCTATATGCATTAAAATCTGGAACAAAAGAACAAAAAAAGGTAATATTTCAAAATATTAAAGAAAGAAATTTAAATAATTTCAATAAAATATTAATTATAATCAAAGAAACAAAAGCTATAGAAGCAACAAAAAAATATGCAAGAATTGAAATATTACGAGCTATTTCATATCTAAAATATATACCAGAAAGTATTTATAAAAACGCTTTGAAAAAGCTTGCATATTTTTCTTTAAATCGAAATTATTAA
- a CDS encoding ABC transporter permease subunit, which translates to MKFVIQKIYIITIYFFLYFPILILIIYSINDSKFSLQWHGFTFKWYKKLFHDHILWISFINSIELGLSSSIIATLIAFFTCIYLFFYTNYHHYGIHLTLILLIVIPDLIFGISLLLFFRTIFIPLGFISLLIAHITFCLPPSILIINNYLNSIDSNIYFGAIDLGATQLIVIKKILFPTLWPSILISILLCFTISIDDVIISYFLTGPNFNLLSLTIYSLARTGITPEINALCSITIGISIIIAFIIFYLFSNQFK; encoded by the coding sequence ATGAAATTCGTTATACAAAAAATATATATTATAACTATTTATTTTTTTTTATATTTTCCAATATTAATATTAATAATTTATTCAATAAATGATTCCAAATTTTCTTTACAATGGCATGGATTTACTTTTAAATGGTATAAAAAACTTTTTCACGATCATATTTTATGGATATCTTTCATAAATTCTATAGAACTAGGATTAAGTTCTTCTATTATTGCTACCTTAATAGCTTTTTTTACATGTATTTATTTATTTTTCTATACAAATTATCACCATTATGGTATACATTTAACACTAATTTTACTAATTGTCATTCCTGACTTAATATTTGGAATTTCTTTATTATTATTTTTTCGTACTATCTTTATCCCTCTTGGTTTTATTAGTTTACTAATAGCACATATTACTTTTTGTCTACCTCCTTCTATTTTAATAATAAACAATTATCTTAATAGTATTGATTCCAATATATATTTTGGAGCTATTGATCTAGGAGCTACACAACTAATTGTGATAAAAAAAATATTATTTCCAACATTATGGCCATCAATATTAATTTCTATATTATTATGTTTTACAATTTCTATTGATGATGTTATTATTAGTTATTTTTTAACTGGACCAAATTTTAATTTGTTATCATTAACAATTTATTCTTTAGCTAGAACAGGAATTACTCCGGAAATTAATGCATTATGTTCCATTACTATTGGAATATCAATAATAATAGCATTTATAATTTTCTACTTATTTTCTAATCAATTTAAATGA
- a CDS encoding spermidine/putrescine ABC transporter substrate-binding protein, with amino-acid sequence MKNIIILLLLIIINNSVFAKKSIINIYIWGGEIPESIIQKFEKETGIQVNFSTYDNNETMYTKLKTSKTNIYDIILPSSYFVERMKVQGMLQHINHQQLPNLKNLDYHFLHHYYDFNNQYSVPITWGVTGIFYNNTKINSPPNSWKNFWNKIWKNQLMLLDDSREIFSISLISLGYNPNDKNPNHIKQAFKHLLKLIPNIKLFASDNVQSIIVDEDAIIGAVWNSDILKSEKENKHIKFYYPKEGFIVWIDCLAIPKNPPHIKEAYKFINFILQPNISKQITLNEGLAITNYKGFMSLPKSIKINPIIYPSGNILNRAYFQRDLGEKILKLYNEYWQELKMSF; translated from the coding sequence ATGAAAAACATTATTATATTGCTATTACTAATTATTATTAATAATAGCGTTTTTGCAAAGAAATCGATAATCAATATTTATATCTGGGGAGGAGAAATACCTGAATCTATAATACAAAAATTTGAAAAAGAAACCGGTATTCAAGTTAATTTCTCTACTTACGACAATAATGAAACTATGTATACAAAACTAAAAACAAGTAAAACAAATATATATGATATTATTTTACCATCTTCTTATTTTGTAGAAAGAATGAAAGTACAAGGTATGTTACAACATATAAATCATCAACAATTACCAAATCTTAAAAATCTTGATTATCATTTTTTACATCATTATTACGATTTTAACAATCAATATAGTGTGCCTATTACATGGGGAGTCACTGGAATTTTTTATAATAATACAAAAATTAATTCACCACCTAATTCTTGGAAAAATTTTTGGAATAAAATCTGGAAAAATCAATTAATGTTACTTGATGATTCTCGTGAAATATTTTCTATATCATTAATTAGCTTAGGATATAATCCGAACGATAAAAACCCTAATCATATAAAACAAGCTTTTAAACATCTATTAAAACTTATACCAAATATAAAGTTATTTGCAAGTGATAATGTACAATCTATTATTGTGGATGAAGATGCCATTATAGGTGCCGTTTGGAACTCTGATATTCTGAAATCTGAAAAAGAAAATAAACATATCAAATTTTATTATCCAAAAGAAGGATTCATTGTATGGATAGATTGCTTAGCAATTCCAAAGAATCCTCCTCATATAAAAGAAGCATATAAATTCATTAATTTTATACTCCAACCAAATATTAGCAAACAAATTACTTTAAATGAAGGTTTAGCTATTACAAATTACAAAGGCTTTATGTCTTTACCAAAATCTATTAAAATAAATCCAATTATTTATCCATCTGGTAATATATTAAATCGAGCTTACTTTCAACGTGATTTAGGAGAAAAAATTTTAAAATTATATAATGAATATTGGCAAGAACTAAAAATGTCATTTTAA
- a CDS encoding CTP synthase, producing the protein MTNYIFVTGGVVSSLGKGITSASLSAILEARGASITLIKLDPYINVDPGTMNPFQHGEVFVTHDGAETDLDLGHYERFVKTTMTKLNNFTSGKIYESVIKKERRGDYLGDTVQVIPHVTDEIKYLIRKGSQGFEIVIVEIGGTVGDIESLPFLEAIRQMRMELGVEKSLFIHLTLVPYIISSGEIKTKPTQHSVKELRSIGIQPDILIARSRKSLSFYEKQKIALFANIEKNSVFSLKDVSNIYQIPLLLHKQGLDKIVEKKLKLKLKQTDLKDWRDVVKAQACQTMTVKIGIVGKYIKLNDAYKSINEALLHAGIHTKTKIDIVYIDANLIKDDQCELFFSMLDGILVPGGFGDRGINGKIVSVRYAREFKIPFLGICLGMQIAVIEFARNVVGLYKANSTEFDKNTLYPVIVLIEEKHFCCKHDKIFNHVNIDSNNNILNGKMRLGAQVCKLKKNSLIYKIYNKLEIIERHRHKYEINDKYIMDLKKNGLLISGYSAIDNLVEVIEIPNHPWFIGCQFHPEFLSTPRNSHPIFKNFILAARFYHQNKH; encoded by the coding sequence ATGACAAATTATATATTTGTTACAGGGGGAGTTGTTTCTTCTTTAGGGAAAGGAATTACTTCTGCTTCCCTTTCAGCTATTCTTGAAGCTAGAGGTGCTTCTATTACATTAATTAAATTAGATCCCTATATCAATGTTGACCCTGGAACTATGAATCCTTTTCAACATGGAGAGGTTTTTGTAACTCATGATGGGGCAGAAACAGATTTAGATTTAGGTCATTACGAAAGATTCGTTAAAACTACCATGACTAAACTTAATAATTTTACTTCTGGTAAGATTTATGAATCTGTTATTAAAAAAGAGCGAAGGGGAGATTATTTAGGTGATACAGTTCAGGTAATACCTCATGTTACTGATGAAATTAAATATCTTATTAGAAAAGGCTCTCAAGGATTTGAAATAGTTATAGTTGAAATAGGTGGTACAGTTGGAGATATAGAATCATTGCCTTTTTTAGAAGCAATTCGTCAAATGAGAATGGAATTAGGAGTAGAAAAATCATTATTTATACACTTAACTCTTGTTCCATATATTATTTCATCTGGTGAAATAAAAACAAAGCCAACTCAACATTCAGTTAAAGAATTACGTTCTATTGGTATACAACCTGATATATTAATTGCTAGATCCAGAAAATCATTATCATTTTATGAAAAACAGAAAATTGCTTTATTTGCTAATATTGAGAAAAATAGTGTTTTTTCTTTAAAGGATGTTAGTAATATTTATCAAATACCATTGTTGTTGCATAAACAAGGTTTAGATAAGATAGTAGAAAAAAAATTAAAGTTAAAATTAAAACAAACTGATTTAAAAGATTGGAGAGATGTTGTAAAAGCTCAAGCATGTCAAACGATGACTGTAAAAATTGGTATAGTTGGAAAATATATAAAGTTAAATGATGCATATAAATCTATTAATGAGGCCTTATTGCATGCTGGAATTCATACAAAAACTAAGATTGATATTGTTTATATTGATGCTAATCTAATAAAGGATGATCAATGTGAATTATTTTTTTCAATGTTAGATGGGATTTTAGTTCCAGGTGGGTTTGGAGATAGAGGAATAAATGGTAAAATTGTATCAGTTCGTTATGCTAGGGAATTTAAAATTCCATTTTTAGGAATTTGTTTAGGAATGCAAATAGCTGTAATTGAATTTGCTAGAAATGTAGTAGGATTATATAAGGCTAATTCAACAGAATTTGATAAAAATACACTTTATCCAGTAATTGTGTTGATAGAAGAAAAACATTTTTGTTGTAAACATGATAAAATTTTTAATCATGTTAATATAGATAGTAATAATAATATTTTGAATGGTAAAATGCGATTGGGTGCCCAGGTATGTAAATTAAAAAAGAATTCTCTTATATATAAAATTTATAATAAATTAGAAATTATTGAGAGACATAGGCATAAATATGAAATCAACGATAAATATATTATGGATTTAAAGAAAAATGGATTATTAATATCTGGATATTCAGCTATAGATAATTTAGTTGAAGTTATTGAGATACCCAATCATCCTTGGTTTATTGGATGTCAGTTTCATCCAGAATTTCTTTCTACTCCTAGGAATAGTCATCCAATTTTTAAAAATTTTATTCTTGCAGCTCGTTTTTATCATCAAAATAAACATTAA
- the ychF gene encoding redox-regulated ATPase YchF, with protein sequence MNYKCGIIGLPNVGKSTLFNLITQSNVNADNYLFCTIKPNIATAEIFDLRLLKIKKIIKPKKIKFSNLTFIDIAGLIKGASKGDGLGNQFLSNIRNVHIIIHVVRCFINEKIIHYNNIINPINDIETIDMELIFSDINTIDNALSKIKNIKNKETYFQKNTLEKIKKYLNTGFPARNLKLNSQEKKIIHNLYLLTYKPIIYIANISNKNSYKNKKNYLLNQIIEFAKTKNIICIPIDIKTQFTLKKLNKNSKNEIIIDNQKNSILDINNIIYTVYKTLELCTYYTINKKEAHAWIIEKQNIAIQAAKNIHSDFKKGFIRVEIISYEDFITYKDCKIIKSIGKLKIEGKHYTIQDGDIVYFRYNI encoded by the coding sequence ATGAATTATAAATGTGGAATAATTGGATTGCCTAACGTAGGAAAATCAACATTATTTAATTTAATTACACAATCTAATGTTAATGCTGATAATTATTTATTCTGTACAATAAAACCCAACATTGCTACTGCTGAAATATTTGATTTAAGATTATTAAAAATAAAAAAAATAATAAAACCTAAAAAAATAAAATTTTCAAATTTAACATTTATCGATATTGCAGGATTAATCAAAGGAGCTTCAAAAGGAGATGGATTAGGAAATCAATTTTTATCTAACATAAGAAACGTACATATTATTATACATGTTGTACGTTGTTTCATCAATGAAAAAATTATTCATTATAACAATATTATTAATCCAATAAACGATATCGAAACCATTGATATGGAATTAATTTTTTCTGACATAAATACTATTGATAATGCATTAAGTAAAATAAAAAACATTAAAAATAAAGAAACTTATTTTCAAAAAAATACATTAGAAAAAATAAAAAAATATTTAAATACTGGATTTCCAGCAAGAAATTTAAAATTAAATTCTCAAGAAAAAAAAATTATTCATAACTTATATTTATTAACTTACAAACCTATTATTTATATAGCTAATATTTCTAATAAAAATTCTTATAAAAATAAAAAAAACTATCTATTAAATCAAATAATAGAATTTGCAAAAACAAAAAATATAATATGTATTCCTATAGATATAAAAACTCAATTTACATTGAAAAAATTAAATAAAAATAGTAAAAATGAAATTATTATAGACAATCAAAAAAATTCTATACTAGATATAAACAATATTATATATACAGTATATAAAACACTTGAACTTTGTACTTACTATACAATTAATAAAAAAGAAGCTCATGCTTGGATTATAGAGAAACAAAATATTGCTATTCAAGCTGCAAAGAATATTCACAGTGATTTTAAAAAAGGTTTTATTCGAGTAGAAATTATATCTTATGAAGATTTTATAACTTATAAAGATTGTAAAATAATTAAATCTATTGGAAAATTAAAAATTGAAGGAAAACATTATACCATTCAAGATGGAGATATTGTGTACTTTCGCTACAACATTTAA